The genome window CGGGAAGGCGAGGTCACGGTCGTGGACCGGGCCGCAGCGCGCGACACTCGCACCCGTCTGTTCGGCCTGGATCTCGACACCGCCAATCTTTTTGGCCGCCTGCGTCAGGACGAGCCCATCAGTGCGATCGAGACCACCCTGGTCAGCGCGCGACAGGATCATCGCCGACAGTGGACATTCACCCTCGCCGACGGATCCGTCTGGCGCCAGATCGATCAGGAGCAGGTGACGGGTCGCACCGCGGCCGGTGCCTCGGTGCGTATCCGCCAGGGCGCTGTGGGCAGCTATCTGCTGAGCGTCGATGGTTCGCGCTCGGTTCGCGCCCGGCGCGAACGCTAGGCCAGACGTGGCCTTGAAGCCTCCCCCGATCGACTGGGCCAGTGCCGCCGGACGCCAGGCCGATGCGATCAGATCGCTGGAGCTTCTGGTCGCTGCGCGGCCGCAAAGCGCCGTTGCCGAGCATAACCTGGCGGCGGCATTGGGGGATGCCGGTGATGCGGCAGGCGCTTGCGATGCCGCCATGCGCGCCATGGCCAAGGGTGGCAATGCCCCGGAAACATGGCTTGTCCTGGCCCGCGCTCTTGTCGCGCTGAGCCGACTCACCGAAGCGGACGCAGCGCTGACGGAAGCCCTGCATCGTCGCCCGGGCTATGCCGACGCCTTGCGGGACCGGGTTCAACTGAGGTGGATGCAGACCGGTGATCCGAAGGGTGCGCTGGGCGAAATCGATGCCTTGCTGGCTTCATCCGCTGCCACCCCGACACTGGCGCAACTGCGCGCTTCTATCGCCCGCGAAATCATGGACCCTCTGGAGGCCTATCGCGGTCTGGAGCCGTGGCTTGAAGGGCCGCACCCGCACGGTCTCGACATCGCCGCCTCCAGTGCAGCCGCCGAGTTCGATCCACAACTGGCGCTCGACCACGCCGAGGCAGCGGTCGAGGCCGCGCCCGCTGATATCGAGGCTCGCGTTGTCCGCCTCGGCGCTCTTCTCGCGATCGGGCGCGCAGCCGAGGCCGCGAAGGGCCTGGACGATCATTTGGCCGCCCTGCCCGACGACCAGTATGCCCTGGCCCTGCGCTATGTCGCCTGGCGAGTGCTGGGTGATCCTCGGGCGCTTTCAAAAGCGGACTATGAACGGCTGGCGAGACCGTTCGACCTGACGGTTCCGACTGACCCTGACAGCGACTGGCTAAAGCGCGCCGCGACAGGCCTGCGGAAGCTGCACCCCTTCCGCGCCCAGCCATTGGGTCAGTCGATCCGGTCGGGCGTTCAGGCCGCACTGGACCCCCGGTATGCCGGCGACCCCGCCATCGACACGATCTTTGCCCGGTTGACCCCGTCGATCGAAACCTATGTTGCCGACATGGCCGGTCGGGCCGATCCGATGAGCCGCCGGGCATCGCCCAAGGGCGGGCATGAGGTGGTCGGTGCCTGGTCCGTGCGGCTCAAGGCTGGCGGCCGTCACAGCGACCATGTCCATCCGAAAGGTTGGGTGTCGTCCGCCTTCTATGTCGAAATGCCATCCCCCCTGCCCGACCAGCCACGCGCGGGCTGGCTGCGGCTGGGGGGCTGCAGGCTTGGCGTTGGCCTGGAGCTGGCACCCGAATACTGGGTCGAGGCCATGCCCGGGCGCGTCGTGCTGTTTCCGTCGTGGATGTGGCACGGTACGGAGCCGTTCCAGGGCGATGGTGAACGCTTGACGGTCGCATTCGACGTGCAGCCCGGATGAGCGAACTCATCGAGAGGCTGACGCACAGCCGGGCATGACCCCGTTCGTGGATTACGCCACAGCGACCGGAAACCATGCAGCTTTCGTCAGACAGGAACCGCCAGATCTTCAAAACCAGGCGGCCCCCGCCCTGGACCTGACGGGGGCCGGTCTCGTCCCGGGCTTTCGACCGGTCAGCGCAGGTCGAACCGATCCGCGTTCATGATCTTCGTCCAGGCCGCGACAAAGTCCGTGACGAACTTCTCGCCCGAATCCGACTGGGCATAGACCTCGGCCAGAGCCCGAAGCTGCGAGTTGGAGCCGAAGACGAGATCGACGCGGGTGGCGGTCCATTTCGGCGCACCGGTCGCCCGGTCACGGCCTTCGAACTCGGCCTCCTCGTCCGAGGTCGCGGTCCACACGGTGTCCATGTCCAGCAGGTTGACGAAGAAGTCGTTGGTCAGCTGGCCCGGACGCTTCGTGAAGACCCCGTGCTGGACACCGTCGGTGTTGATGTTCAGCGCCCGCAGACCGCCGACCAGCACCGTCATCTCCGGCGCGGTCAGGGTCAGCAGTTGCGCCCGGTCGATCATCAGCTCTTCGGCCGTCAGCGTGTATTCCGTCTTCAGATAGTTGCGGAACGCGTCGGCCGTCGGCTCCAGAACATCGAAGGACTCGATGTCGGTCTGCGCCTGGCTGGCGTCCATCCGGCCGGGCGTGAACGGCACCTCGACGTCGAAGCCGGCGTCCTGGGCGGCCTTCTGGACAGCCAGCGAACCGGCCAGCACGATCAGGTCGGCCAGGGAGATCTTCTTGCCGCCGGCCTGGGCCGCGTTGAAGGCGGTCTGGATGGCTTCCAGAGCGGACAGAACCCGGGCCAGCTGAGCCGGCTGGTTCACCGCCCAGTCCTTCTGCGGCTCCAGACGGATCCGGGCACCGTTGGCCCCTCCCCGCTTGTCCGAACCCCGGAACGTCGAGGCCGAGGCCCAGGCCGTGGCGACAAGCTCGCTGACGGACAGACCCGAGGCGAAGATACGCGCCTTCAGGTCGGCGATATCGGCCGCCTCGACCAGCGGGTGATCCACATCCGGGATCGGATCCTGCCAGATCAGGACCTCCTTGGGCACCAGAGGGCCGCGGTACCGGGCACGCGGACCCATGTCGCGGTGGGTCAGCTTGAACCATGCCCGCGCGAAGGCGTCGGCGAACTGGTCCGGATGGGCGTGGAACCGTTTCGAGATCTCCAGATAGGCAGGGTCGGTCTTGAGCGCGATATCGGTCGTGGCCATCATCGGCTTGACGCGCCGGGACGGATCGTGGGCGTCGGGAGCGAGGTCCTCGTCGGCGATGTTGACGGGCGTCCATTGCTGGGCACCGGCCGGGCTGCGGGTCAGCTCCCAGTCGTACTTGAACAGCAGGTCGAAATAGCCGTTGTCCCAACGCGTGGGATGGCTGGTCCAGGCGCCTTCGAGCCCGCTGGTGATCGTATGGGGTCCCTTGCCGCTCTCGAAGCTGTTTCGCCAGCCCAGACCCTGCTCCACGATTGCCGCACCTTCCGGCTCGACACCGACATGCTCCGGATTGCCCGCGCCGTGCGCCTTGCCGAAGGTATGGCCGCCGGCGATCAGCGCGACGGTTTCCTCGTCGTTCATGGCCATCCGGGCGAAGGTCTCGCGGATGTCGTGAGCCGAGGCAGCCGGATCGGCGCGGCCATTGGGGCCTTCCGGGTTCACATAGATCAAACCCATCTGGACAGCGGCCAGCGGCTTGTCGAGCTCGCGCTCGCCCTGGTAGCGCGCATCGCCCAGCCAGCTGTCCTCGGCCCCCCAGTAAACATCCTCGGCCGGTTCCCAGACGTCCTCGCGACCAAAGGCGAAGCCGAAGGTCTTGAAGCCCATCGTCTCCATGCCGACGTCGGCGGCCAGGATCATCAGATCGGCCCAGCTGATCCGGTTTCCGTATTTCTGCTTGATCGGCCAGATCAGGCGGCGCGCCTTGTCGAGGTTGCCGTTGTCCGGCCAGCTGTTCAGCGGAGCGAACCTCTGCGTGCCCGCCCCCGCGCCGCCGCGTCCATCGCCGGTCCGATAAGTGCCCGCGCTATGCCAGGCCATACGCACAAAGAACGGGCCATAGTGGCCGAAATCGGCCGGCCACCAGTCCTTTGAATCGGTCTGCAGCGCGCGCAGGTCCGCCTTCAGCGCCTCGACGTCCAGCTTTTCCAGTTCGTCAGCATAGCGGAAGGTCGGCGCGAACGGGCTGACCATCGAGGAATGCTGCGACAGGATTTTCAGGTTCAGCTGGTTGGGCCACCAGTCGCGGTTCGAGCGTCCGCCAAAGCTGGTGTGAAACCGCACGCCATGCCGCAGCGGGCATTTGGTGGTGGGCTCGACGATATCGCTGCCGTCCATGATCGTTCCATCCTGCCGTTTCGTGGTTGAGGATGGTGACGTTAGACCCTGGCGAACATTAGTCTAACTTGAAATATTGATGGTCAGGATAGGCTCGACCTATCAAACAAGCCGACTCTGCACCAGCGCCGCCTCGATGAAGCTGGCGAACAGCGGATGGGGCTTGAACGGCCGGCTCTTCAGCTCCGGATGGTACTGGACCCCGATGAACCACGGGTGATCAATGCGTTCGACGGTCTCGGGCAGGACGCCGTCGGGCGACAGGCCGGCGAACCGCAGGCCCCTGGCCTCGATCGCATCGCGATAGTTGATGTTGACCTCGTAACGGTGGCGGTGACGCTCGCTGATGGCCGTGGTTCCGTAGATTTCGGCGATTTTCGATCCCGGGGTCAGCGTCGAGTCATAGGCCCCCAGCCGCATGGTGCCCCCCAGGTCCCCGCCCTGCTGACGAAGCACGCGCTGGTTCCCTTGCGTCCATTCGGTCATCAGCCCGACCACAGGCTCGTCGGTCGGACCGAATTCGGTGGAGGAGGCCCGGGTCAGCCCTGCCTGGTTCCGGGCCGCCTCGATGACCGCCATCTGCATGCCGAAGCAGATGCCGAAATAGGGGATGTTGCGCTCGCGGGCGAACCGCGCCGCCTCGATCTTGCCTTCTGCGCCCCGCTCGCCGAAGCCGCCCGGCACCAGGACCGCGTGGGCGTCCTGAAGCCGCTGTTCACACAGCTCGCGGTCGCCCTCGAAGGTGTCGGCCTCGACCCAGTCGATGTTGACCTTGACGTTGTTGGCCACCCCGCCGTGATGGAGCGCCTCGATCAGGGATTTATAGGCGTCCTTCAGGACCGTGTATTTGCCGACCACGGCGACCGTGACCTCGCCGTCGGGCTGCAGCCGACGACGTGCGATCTCCTGCCACTGGGTCAGGTCGGGCTCTGGCGCGTCCTTGATGCCGAAGTGGGCGAGGACCTCGGCGTCCAGACCCTCGCGGTGATAGTCCAGCGGCACGGCATAGATGTCGGCCGAATCCATCGCCTGGATCACGCCCGTCTCGCGCACATTGCAGAACAGGCCGATCTTGCGCTTCTCCTCGGGCGGGATGGGGAACTCGCAGCGGCACAGCAGGATGTCCGGCTGGATGCCGATGGAGCGCAGTTCCTTGACCGAGTGCTGCGTCGGCTTGGTCTTCATCTCCCCGGCCGTCTTGATGAACGGCAGCAGCGTCAGGTGGACGAAGCACGACTGGCCCCGCTCCAGGTCCTGGCCCAACTGGCGGATCGCCTCGAAGAACGGCAGGCCCTCGATGTCGCCGACCGTGCCGCCGATCTCGACCAGAACGAAATCGACCTCCTCGCCCTCATCGGTGAGGGCGGGCGTCAGGCAGAAGGATTTGATCTGGTCGGTGACGTGCGGAATGACCTGTACCGTGGCCCCCAGATAGTCGCCGCGCCGTTCCTTCTCAATGATGGTCGAATAGATGCGGCCGGTGGTGATGTTGTCCGACCTGGCCGCCGATACACCGGTGAACCGCTCGTAGTGACCCAGATCGAGGTCGGTTTCGGCCCCGTCGTCGGTCACGAAGACCTCGCCGTGCTGATAGGGGCTCATCGTCCCCGGATCGACGTTCAGATAGGGATCGAGCTTGCGAAGCCGGACCTTGTAGCCGCGTGCCTGAAGCAGGGCACCCAGGGCCGCCGACGCCAGTCCCTTGCCCAGCGAGGAAACCACGCCGCCCGTGATGAAGACATATCTAGCCACGGGGCATCACCTTAGAGCCGATTCGGCTCCAGCTTCGGATCGGTTCGCGATCCATCTGTTGAAAACACATCTTCGACCCCACCGACGGCGGGTGCAGGAGGCGGGATCGGTGGGGAAGCGGCGGAGGAGCCTCCGCCGTCACCCTAGTTCGCCGGCGTCTGGGCCGGGGCCGCGGTCGGCAGACTGGCTTCCAGGTCGTCCAGCGACGGCGCGGCCGGCTGCGTCGGGGTCGTCGGATTGGTCGCAGGGGCCGTCGTCGTCGATGGACCCGTATCGAGGGCGATGGAGCCAACCGCATCGGCATCGACGACCGAACGGTTCGACCGCTCCACATTGCCCAGAATGGTCAGGCTGATCGCGCAGATCACGAAACCCGCACCCAGCCACCAGGTCGTGGTGGTCAGCAGATTGCCCGCCCCGCGCGCGGTCATGAAGCCCGACGGACCGCCGCCCATGCCCAGCGCGCCCCCTTCGGAACGCTGCAACAGAATCACGCCGGTCAGGGCCAGCGAGATCAAAATCATGACGACGAGGAGAATGGTCTGGAGCATGGTCGCTTACATGTGTGGCGGGACGGTCCGCCGATCAAGCGGCGGCGTCTATCATCCTTGCGCGTCAGCGGCAACGAGGGCGAGTTCGGCGGCATGGATTATGGCCAGGAAATCGGTTGCCTTGAGCGAGGCACCTCCTACCAGGGCACCGCCCACCTCGGCCACGGCGAGGATGTCGCGCGCATTGCCGGCGTTGACCGAGCCGCCGTACAGGATCGGCGCGATGCGACCGCCCTCGCCCAGTCTCTCGACCATCGCGGCCCGCGCGGCGGCATGGATCTCGGCGATCTGTTCCAGCGTCGGGGTCAGGCCGGTGCCGATCGCCCAGACCGGTTCGTAGGCCAGGGCCCAGTCCCTGCCTGTGAGATCGTCATGGAGCGAACCGAGGATCTGTCCGCGCACGACCGAAGCCGCTTCTCCCGCCTCACGCTGGGCCAATGTCTCACCTACGCAGATGATCGGCGTTAGCCCGGCTCTCAGAGCACCCGCTGTCTTGGCTGAAACAGCGGCATCCGTCTCCTCGAACATCTGGCGGCGTTCCGAATGGCCAACGATCACGAGGTCGCAACCCGCCTCAACGAGCAATTCCGCCGAGATCGACCCGGTGTAGGCACCCCGCGGCTCCGCATGGCAATCCTGCCCCCCCAGGGCGATGGCGGCAGGCCCTCCGATGCGGCGCATGCGGTCGATCAGCGTAGCCGGCGGGCAGATGGCGACATCGACGCGACAAGGGTCCGATTTCAAACGGGCCGCCAAGGCCTCGAATTCGGCCAGACCAGCAGACTCGCCGTTCATCTTCCAGTTGCCGACGATCATCTTCACGGATTGTTTCATCCGGCCTGTCTAGGCAGCGTCTCGCCGCCTGCCAAGCCCGGCGCTTGCGGGGGATAGCCCGCCTCCCCTATACGCCCATATCCACCTTCGCGGCGCGTCACGCCGTCCGACCGTCAGGCCCACTCGATGATTTCCCTGTTCCGTGCCTTCGCCAAATCCAAGTGGGCGGCGGGTCTGTTCGTCCTCCTGATCCTCAGCTTCATGATCGTTGGCGGCAGCCAGACCGACGTCCTGCGCAATCTTGGCCCCAAACACATCATCACGGCGGGCGATCGCTCGGTCGACGTGGCCCAGTTCCGGACGGAGTTCGAGCGGGTCCGCACCGGCATGCAGGAGCAGGCCGGACGTCCGGTTACAAATGAGGACCTCGTCAAGGAGAACGTCCACGTCCGCTATCTGGAAGGCCAGACCAATCGCCTCGGCTTCCTGAACTGGGCCCACAAGGCCGGCATCCGCGTCAGCGAGGAGCTGGTCCTGAAGCGCATCCGCGAGATTCCGGCCTTCTTCAACCAGGTCACGGGTCAGTTCGATCAGGCCCAGTACGAGCAGGCCCTGGCCGCCCAGAACGTGACGCCGGTCATGCTCGAGGACGAGTTCCGCGACACCGCCGTCAGCCAGCATTTCGGGACGGCCATCCAGGCCGGCCTGCGCACCCCGCGCATCTTCGGCGCGCTGCTGGCGGGTCAGGCCTTCCAGGTTCGTGATGGCCGCTGGTTCGAGGTGACCCAGGCCATGGCCGGCGCGTCGCCCGCCCCGACGGACGCCCAGCTGACGGCTTTCATCAACGAGAACGCAGCCCAGCTGCGTCGGCCCGAATTCCGTATCGCCACGGTGCTGCTGTTCAACGACGCCCCGGGCTTCACCCCTCCGGCCATCCCCGAGGCGCGCATCGTCGAGCGGTTCAACTTCCGCAAGGACGCCCTGTCGACCGCAGAGCGCCGGACCTTCACGACCCTGACGGTTTCGACCCGGGCCGCCGCCGACCGCATCGCGGGTGCCCTGCGCGCGGGTCAGACCCCCCAGGCCGTGGCCGAAGCCAACAACATCCAGCCCGCCGTCTATGACGCCCAGCCCCAGAGCGCCCTGCCCGATCCGGCGATCGCCACCGCCGT of Brevundimonas subvibrioides contains these proteins:
- a CDS encoding putative 2OG-Fe(II) oxygenase; translated protein: MKPPPIDWASAAGRQADAIRSLELLVAARPQSAVAEHNLAAALGDAGDAAGACDAAMRAMAKGGNAPETWLVLARALVALSRLTEADAALTEALHRRPGYADALRDRVQLRWMQTGDPKGALGEIDALLASSAATPTLAQLRASIAREIMDPLEAYRGLEPWLEGPHPHGLDIAASSAAAEFDPQLALDHAEAAVEAAPADIEARVVRLGALLAIGRAAEAAKGLDDHLAALPDDQYALALRYVAWRVLGDPRALSKADYERLARPFDLTVPTDPDSDWLKRAATGLRKLHPFRAQPLGQSIRSGVQAALDPRYAGDPAIDTIFARLTPSIETYVADMAGRADPMSRRASPKGGHEVVGAWSVRLKAGGRHSDHVHPKGWVSSAFYVEMPSPLPDQPRAGWLRLGGCRLGVGLELAPEYWVEAMPGRVVLFPSWMWHGTEPFQGDGERLTVAFDVQPG
- the katG gene encoding catalase/peroxidase HPI, with the translated sequence MDGSDIVEPTTKCPLRHGVRFHTSFGGRSNRDWWPNQLNLKILSQHSSMVSPFAPTFRYADELEKLDVEALKADLRALQTDSKDWWPADFGHYGPFFVRMAWHSAGTYRTGDGRGGAGAGTQRFAPLNSWPDNGNLDKARRLIWPIKQKYGNRISWADLMILAADVGMETMGFKTFGFAFGREDVWEPAEDVYWGAEDSWLGDARYQGERELDKPLAAVQMGLIYVNPEGPNGRADPAASAHDIRETFARMAMNDEETVALIAGGHTFGKAHGAGNPEHVGVEPEGAAIVEQGLGWRNSFESGKGPHTITSGLEGAWTSHPTRWDNGYFDLLFKYDWELTRSPAGAQQWTPVNIADEDLAPDAHDPSRRVKPMMATTDIALKTDPAYLEISKRFHAHPDQFADAFARAWFKLTHRDMGPRARYRGPLVPKEVLIWQDPIPDVDHPLVEAADIADLKARIFASGLSVSELVATAWASASTFRGSDKRGGANGARIRLEPQKDWAVNQPAQLARVLSALEAIQTAFNAAQAGGKKISLADLIVLAGSLAVQKAAQDAGFDVEVPFTPGRMDASQAQTDIESFDVLEPTADAFRNYLKTEYTLTAEELMIDRAQLLTLTAPEMTVLVGGLRALNINTDGVQHGVFTKRPGQLTNDFFVNLLDMDTVWTATSDEEAEFEGRDRATGAPKWTATRVDLVFGSNSQLRALAEVYAQSDSGEKFVTDFVAAWTKIMNADRFDLR
- a CDS encoding CTP synthase gives rise to the protein MARYVFITGGVVSSLGKGLASAALGALLQARGYKVRLRKLDPYLNVDPGTMSPYQHGEVFVTDDGAETDLDLGHYERFTGVSAARSDNITTGRIYSTIIEKERRGDYLGATVQVIPHVTDQIKSFCLTPALTDEGEEVDFVLVEIGGTVGDIEGLPFFEAIRQLGQDLERGQSCFVHLTLLPFIKTAGEMKTKPTQHSVKELRSIGIQPDILLCRCEFPIPPEEKRKIGLFCNVRETGVIQAMDSADIYAVPLDYHREGLDAEVLAHFGIKDAPEPDLTQWQEIARRRLQPDGEVTVAVVGKYTVLKDAYKSLIEALHHGGVANNVKVNIDWVEADTFEGDRELCEQRLQDAHAVLVPGGFGERGAEGKIEAARFARERNIPYFGICFGMQMAVIEAARNQAGLTRASSTEFGPTDEPVVGLMTEWTQGNQRVLRQQGGDLGGTMRLGAYDSTLTPGSKIAEIYGTTAISERHRHRYEVNINYRDAIEARGLRFAGLSPDGVLPETVERIDHPWFIGVQYHPELKSRPFKPHPLFASFIEAALVQSRLV
- the secG gene encoding preprotein translocase subunit SecG is translated as MLQTILLVVMILISLALTGVILLQRSEGGALGMGGGPSGFMTARGAGNLLTTTTWWLGAGFVICAISLTILGNVERSNRSVVDADAVGSIALDTGPSTTTAPATNPTTPTQPAAPSLDDLEASLPTAAPAQTPAN
- the tpiA gene encoding triose-phosphate isomerase — translated: MKQSVKMIVGNWKMNGESAGLAEFEALAARLKSDPCRVDVAICPPATLIDRMRRIGGPAAIALGGQDCHAEPRGAYTGSISAELLVEAGCDLVIVGHSERRQMFEETDAAVSAKTAGALRAGLTPIICVGETLAQREAGEAASVVRGQILGSLHDDLTGRDWALAYEPVWAIGTGLTPTLEQIAEIHAAARAAMVERLGEGGRIAPILYGGSVNAGNARDILAVAEVGGALVGGASLKATDFLAIIHAAELALVAADAQG
- a CDS encoding peptidylprolyl isomerase, translated to MISLFRAFAKSKWAAGLFVLLILSFMIVGGSQTDVLRNLGPKHIITAGDRSVDVAQFRTEFERVRTGMQEQAGRPVTNEDLVKENVHVRYLEGQTNRLGFLNWAHKAGIRVSEELVLKRIREIPAFFNQVTGQFDQAQYEQALAAQNVTPVMLEDEFRDTAVSQHFGTAIQAGLRTPRIFGALLAGQAFQVRDGRWFEVTQAMAGASPAPTDAQLTAFINENAAQLRRPEFRIATVLLFNDAPGFTPPAIPEARIVERFNFRKDALSTAERRTFTTLTVSTRAAADRIAGALRAGQTPQAVAEANNIQPAVYDAQPQSALPDPAIATAVFALAANQVSAPIQGRVGFTVARVTAILPGTPATLEDVRGAIVAELQEEDMKARIYARVEAYEKARTEGKPLVAAAEQVGARLVQLPPFTQDGRLPDGQPMNAPPQILQSAYALTRGGESDVIDAGQGQYFVLRLDDIRPSALPALAEVRGPLAQQWTLRENARRLSTKAEELAKRVRDGQDIAAVAASAGATLINRSGVQQNAETQSALGQGVLEGLFGQSRGQIFTGPGANNSFVVGRVDAVRPADPATASRLADQIRGRIGSDIVSAGVEQLVTAGAARSKATNDPAAAIEALGVTAPDATPTAPVQ